A single uncultured Methanolobus sp. DNA region contains:
- a CDS encoding DUF523 and DUF1722 domain-containing protein: MEQFPRPVLLVSRCLEFDKVRYNGQKVSSPIVHDLKQFADMKIVCPEVEVGLGVPRESLRIVKKNDEYRLVQPGTGLDLTDRMNAFSENFLDDLGEVDGFIFKGLSPSMGLGNVKVYAKNEMSPVIERSAGFFAGHVVSRYQGYPMEESERLLNPCIRHHFLTHLYAYAGFRQLKKEISRESLMDYHRNNRFLFMSLNESVFDSMSRLIAGRKEIGRMVAEYEAFLEILLRKPGSEAMKIETARAVFSMLEGLDSRESSFFEDMLGRYAANRISWDAIIAMLRMFAFRQMGEGSYHDRFLYPYPEELKAPADEYRDKDYWDKNYWD, from the coding sequence ATGGAACAGTTTCCAAGGCCGGTACTTCTGGTAAGCAGGTGTCTTGAGTTTGATAAAGTGCGCTATAACGGGCAGAAAGTAAGTTCACCCATAGTGCATGATCTAAAGCAATTTGCAGATATGAAAATAGTGTGCCCGGAAGTTGAGGTAGGTCTTGGTGTCCCGAGGGAATCGCTTCGTATCGTCAAAAAGAACGATGAATACAGGCTTGTACAACCGGGAACGGGCCTGGATCTCACAGACAGGATGAATGCTTTTTCCGAGAATTTCCTTGATGATCTTGGAGAAGTTGACGGTTTTATTTTCAAGGGTCTTTCCCCGAGCATGGGTCTTGGAAATGTGAAGGTCTATGCCAAAAATGAAATGTCCCCTGTTATTGAAAGGTCGGCAGGTTTCTTTGCAGGTCATGTTGTAAGCCGGTATCAGGGTTATCCCATGGAAGAGAGCGAAAGACTGCTGAACCCATGCATCAGGCATCATTTCCTTACACATCTTTATGCCTATGCAGGTTTCAGGCAGCTTAAAAAAGAAATTTCCAGGGAGTCGCTGATGGATTATCACCGGAATAACCGTTTTCTTTTCATGTCTTTAAATGAGTCTGTATTTGATAGTATGTCCCGCTTAATTGCAGGCAGAAAAGAGATTGGCAGGATGGTTGCGGAATACGAGGCATTTCTGGAGATACTGCTTAGAAAACCTGGCTCAGAGGCCATGAAGATAGAAACTGCAAGGGCTGTGTTCTCGATGCTTGAAGGACTGGACTCAAGGGAGAGTTCTTTCTTTGAGGACATGCTTGGGCGTTATGCAGCCAACAGGATTAGCTGGGATGCAATTATTGCAATGCTGAGGATGTTCGCTTTCAGACAGATGGGTGAGGGATCATACCATGACAGGTTCCTTTATCCATACCCGGAAGAACTGAAAGCTCCTGCAGATGAGTACAGGGACAAGGATTACTGGGACAAGAATTACTGGGACTGA
- a CDS encoding (Fe-S)-binding protein, with translation MMNKFELEVSYCIDCKKCWDVCPVNKVTEGNIYTPQGKIESLAKVVAGEELTQEEYDNIYLSTRCGACDDVCPVNIPITDIIQYERQLLAEQGREPAKTTAISNNIIEHNSPGAKDPEKRFDWITDDLDIAESSEIAYMAGCWVSYSQPDIARATIRLLNHAGIRPMILREEKCCGLFLLDNGHLEQLAEHAKKFVDYIESLGVKKVIASCPGCYMVLGKEYPKLYRELNFEVEHSLNVFKDMIADGTLKPEKLDLAVAVRDACPMRDSKDVPRSILESMGVEIKELFDGEQVCCGGPGGLKPNFPEIADNIAMLTVQSYKDKAEMLASYCPFCVHHMEGACKSKDEEMKIKDVSVLLAESVLGSLG, from the coding sequence ATGATGAACAAATTCGAGCTTGAAGTAAGTTATTGTATCGACTGCAAGAAATGCTGGGATGTTTGTCCTGTGAACAAGGTTACAGAAGGTAACATTTACACTCCGCAGGGCAAAATTGAGAGTCTTGCGAAGGTGGTTGCAGGTGAGGAGCTTACTCAGGAAGAGTATGACAACATCTATCTTTCCACACGCTGCGGTGCATGTGACGATGTGTGTCCGGTGAATATCCCAATCACAGATATAATTCAGTATGAAAGGCAACTCCTGGCAGAGCAGGGAAGAGAGCCTGCAAAGACCACAGCCATCTCAAATAACATTATTGAGCACAACAGTCCCGGAGCTAAGGACCCTGAAAAGAGGTTTGACTGGATAACCGATGATCTTGACATTGCCGAAAGTTCAGAGATTGCCTACATGGCAGGCTGCTGGGTATCATACAGCCAGCCGGATATTGCAAGAGCTACAATTCGCCTGCTCAATCATGCAGGTATAAGACCGATGATTCTCAGGGAGGAGAAATGCTGCGGACTTTTCCTTCTTGATAATGGTCATCTTGAGCAGCTCGCAGAACACGCTAAGAAGTTTGTTGATTACATAGAATCACTTGGAGTTAAGAAGGTGATAGCTTCATGTCCCGGTTGTTACATGGTACTTGGTAAAGAGTATCCGAAACTCTACCGTGAACTTAACTTTGAGGTTGAGCATTCCCTTAACGTGTTCAAGGACATGATTGCAGATGGTACACTTAAACCAGAGAAACTTGATCTGGCCGTTGCTGTAAGGGATGCATGTCCTATGAGAGATTCAAAGGATGTTCCACGTAGTATTCTTGAAAGCATGGGTGTGGAGATTAAGGAACTCTTTGACGGTGAACAGGTTTGCTGCGGAGGTCCGGGTGGTCTTAAACCAAACTTCCCGGAGATTGCTGATAATATAGCCATGCTGACAGTGCAGAGTTATAAGGATAAGGCTGAGATGCTGGCTTCATATTGTCCTTTCTGTGTTCATCACATGGAAGGTGCCTGTAAGTCAAAGGATGAGGAAATGAAGATCAAGGATGTTTCGGTGCTGCTGGCTGAAAGTGTGCTTGGTTCCCTGGGTTGA